TAAtcaaaatattaaacagggaatTCACCAAGATCTGCTTTGTTTCGGTAGAGGTGAGAATGTGGTCTAAATTGAGGTAAACGGTAGAGAACACCGAAAGAGAGGCAGAACGATAGTTGGCAGAATTAGATGAAAGGTCTTATGTTCCGAAGGGCCCCTCCAGCAGTTTCAGCAAGAAGGTGGGGTGGATGTGTGCAGATGCTGAGTGTGGAGTTCGTTAGAGCAAACTTTTCGACTGGATGCACTGAATTAGCAGGCAGCTGATGTTAATATATTATTGAAGCTTCATATTTGATGTGTAACGTTTCGAAAAGAGCACTGCGCTACCTCATCCCTGAAATGACTGAGGCAGCTTAGGAGAAGTTTGCAACTTGTCCAAATAAGCGTGTGAGCTAATGCTCGCATAATGGCATTACTAGACACAATTGTAGGATCAAGTAGGGTTTGATAAGAGTGAATGGAGATTCGCCGTCCAGTTGTGCTGAGACTTCATCTCTGGCTCTTTCTGTTCCTCTCTGCTAATACGATTCTAAAATGACCTGCAGCCTGTGCTCGAGAAGACGTTGACAATGTTTTCAGTTGTTTAAACGCAGATGAAATACACTAACAAAGTTTGTGAGCAGGGATTCGGCCCATGGCCTCGAGACCATCCCTCTACAGTGAGAGAAAGCAGCACGTCTGTTATTTAAGATAGTTTGTGGATTTAAGTGAAGGTCGCTGCGTGTTGAAGGGATTAAATATTCACTGTGATGCTGTGAAGACGGACAGCTACTCGCTAATGTGACGCCTTTTGTTGCATCCGTTAACAAATGGTTTGGTTTGGTCAGACATTCAAAGTTGGGGGATGAGTCAAACCTTCTACATGCTTCACTCCTTTTGGCATGTTCCCGAAACACATGGGCATACATTTCGGACTACATTCTAAATTACCCAAAACACATACTCATTCAGACACATCCTGACATCTAATAACATGTTGCTTTGGCTTTAAGCAAGGTTTTACTGACCCTTGGCCCGTTCACGTGCCTGGTCTTTGCGGTTTAGAGTGACCAACAATCTGATGCCGTGATTTTGGgatcctttgcaatgttttgAGGATCACATTGCAGCAGTCCGTCCGTCCGGCTTTGAAAAGTGCATTTCGGTGGCCTTGGACTTGATGAATGCCTGCTGCTGAGCCAGGTCCCTGGAGAGTGGGGTTTTTGTTTAGGTGTGGGAAAGGAGTTCCATTCACACTTCCTGAGCATTTATGACTGGGGCACAGTGTGAGGTAAGAGCGGTTTTTAATGATATAATGGGAGGAAGGCAACAAGATTAGCCCCTGGTAATATACATTTCATGCTTATCATAATGTTAACTTCAGAATTTTAGGAACAGCAACATTGGACTATGGGGGATTGTTTTGTGCTGTCCGCATTTGATTATTCGACTCTGTGCAGCCAACCTTGTTCATTTTAAAACGAGACCAGTGGTCACTTCCAGTTGTAACAATAGACACCAATTTGCCTGCTGGTCTGACTCACGTCCAGAAGACGTCCCCCAGTCTGTGAATGTTTGTTAACTATTTCAAAAACGCCGTGTGGCAGACAAATTAGCAATAAGGACTATTAATGTTTTTGAATTGTGTTGATCTGATGGTTAAATGTGGACCAGGATAATTCAGTTTGATCTTTTATCCACTGAAAACAGGTGAGCGTTTGTAATATCTGACAGCACCCGGTATTGCACTAAGGGGTTGGTTTGATTGAAATGATCTGGGACCTTgaagctgtgtttgtgtgttttgaGTTTCAGGGACGAGGGTCGAACTCAAAAACTGTTTCATTCTGTTTCAAAGTGATACCAGTGGAACAGACACGCCTCTATGGGTAAAATCTCCGCTTCTTTCTACAATTTGAAAACCAAAAACTGACAGTGAATTTTCCTGCCAGGAACAAGCCGCCGACCAAAGGCTTAAAAGCAGCGCAAAAAAAACCTGAAACTTTTTTTATAAATACCTTTATTTTATTTCGTATTTCTTGAAACAGTCTTGGCATTCACACtgataatatataaatatataaatttAGTTTGGCACATCAAACCAAGCATTTCTATAAACAAGCGACATTAAATATTTCAACGGATTGGCAAAAGACAACTCTTATTTACAGTATACACAAAGCTTTACAAAAAGTGGTCCACATGATCTTTTGTACTTATCTTTGGTTTCTTCGGATGCATTTCaaaaaaagtaaagaaaaaaacacATTTCTGTTCCTAAATGCAGATAAGTAATGAAATATGTAATTGGTTAGACTTTAGTACTTGTGGGAGGTTTTGCCAAGTGGTCTGTTTTTGGATTACTAGCTGTTTTTGGCTATGAAACATCTTCTGAATTGGGTGCCTCTGAGGCTCCCTTCAATCCTTCTCCTCAAGGTACAAAGCGGGCCAGGAGACTGTCATCAGGCGTTATAAGACCTGGTAGATGGGGTTCTCGGTCTGAATCTCGGTGCGGGTACAGGTCTCCGGTGACGGGATGATGGCTGTGGGCTCGTTCAAAGTGGAAGTGTCACTGGGAGATGACGGGGTCCCCATGGTTCCGTCAGGGACGATCATAACGGAACAGGTGGGCCGATCGGTGGAAATCCTTTCGACAATGTTGGAGAGACAGTCCAGGCTTGAAATAACGGAACTTTTACCAGTTCTCGAATCTAAACACAATGGGCATTATCAGAAGATAGTTAGTGACGGCCGGGAGAAAATCCATGTCTTGTTCTTACACCGAGGCGCAACAGGAACATGCACACCATTCGTTAAATAGCGAAACGAATTAACTGCTGACAACTTGGTCAATCGATTACGGGAAGGCCATAAAgcgtcggggggaggggggggggggggcggtgcagTGTATGACACTGGGCGCAACTATTGCTGCAGCACATTGAGAAATATCCCACATTTGGTTTGTATTCTTTCCGTCAAACTATTTTAATCATTTCGATCTCCGTGAGCTGTCAGGAGTCTCACACTGAGAGAGTtttgttcttttttctctctctacaaacTGTAAACATTGTAAAACACAGCTCGGTACATGTAGGCTTGTTGGGATGACCTACTGCGTTCAGCGACGCCTTTCCCAGggtgggatcctgctgtgctcTTTGCGGGTGTgataccccaccccccacccccaccctccagtGAACACATTCACTCACCGTTTGGCGTTTCTGAGAAGTAGCTGTTCTCGAAATTGCTGCGTCTCCTCGTACACGTGGGCCCGCTGCAATCCAACTACACAGCCAACATGaggaaccagagagagagagagagagagtcacagtcacagtcacagtaCTCTGGGTGTGTGCGGCCTGCCCCATTCACTCCCTTTCTGAGTCGAGCTTTCAAGCTCCCGTGGAAAGTGGGAGTCAACTCTCAGCCAAACCGTTCTTGCATCTCGATTTGAAATACTGACAACAGTCTGCAAGGTCTGTCATCCAATATCTAAAACTCTCCAACGAGTATTTGAGATGCAAGGAATGTCAAACGACTTCGACTTCACAAGGTCTACCTATCCAGAATCATCAAAGTCTTCGAAACACTTTAATGCAACGAAATCTATCTTTCACTAGGAAAGAAACAACTGTCTGGCTTAATATTACTCCTTTCCCTCACACTTTATGTCTGATACAGTGTAAATAATTCTCTACATGTCACAGGTATCTTACCATTCCATCCGAGCAATTGGACCTGGGGCTGGAAGCATCGGAGTCGACACTGTACTGATCCATGACTGTGAAATAGTTCTCATCCTGCTCCCTGAGCAGCGCCTGCAAACTCTCAATGTACCTGATAGCATTTCTCAGAATCTCCACTTTGGGCAGCCTCTGGTTCGGATTGGTGGAGGTGCACCTCTTGAGGGTCTCAAACGCCTCGTTCACCTTGCTGAGGCGCCTCCTCTCCCTCATGGTGGCCGCCTTCCTGCGGTCGGCGTTGGTCGTTTTCCTCTTGCAGGCCTTGCATGCCCAGAGCAAGCAGCGGCCGGCTTGGTGGTGCCCGCTCGGCGCTCGGATGTGCTCATCCTCGGTGGGCAGCTGGTCGGGTTTGAGCAGCCCGACGTGGACCAGCCGGGGGTCCAGGTCCTCGAAGAAGTGGATGTCCGAAGTCGAGAAGCAGGGGTCATCGTAGAAGTCATCGGCGGACGAGAAGGAGCAGAGGGAGGTGTCCGTTATCTCCATCCTGGGACGGCCCGATCCTAATCAACTTGGGTACAGAGGagctcccccccacctctctcgtTATATTTTGATTTTAGGGACCTTTGCTGTCACGCTCGTACTGTTCAGTACCTGTGCTGTGTCCAGTGAAAGTTTTGCCCTTTTTATTCCCAACTTTGTGGGCTGTGGAGCACAATCCCCTCAACGCCCAAGCTGGTCCCTGAGCCAATCGCGAGCTCTGGTTGCCCGCTGTACGGCTGCATACTCTCATAGGGGTTGGCCTATTTCCCATTGGCGCAGCTCGGGCTGGTTCAGCCAGTCCGCACACTGTTAGCACAGAACCAGCAACAGGATCCTCTCCTCTCCACAAGACCCTTCCCGCCCCCTCCCCTCGGAACCTGACAAATCCTAGATTAAATGCTAATTCGTTAACCACTCGCCGCGCATCCCTCCTTTTGTGTTTTTTGTATTTATCTTTTTCTGTTTTTACCTTTATCTTTTTGAGTCTGTTGTTCTACTTTAAACATCGCCCAGAACtggtttgttttgttttgttttgcccAGTGCGTGGGTTTTAAAACAAATGAAAAAACAAGGCTCGGCGTGTTTTCGTTGAAGATGTGAACGAAATCAACAGTGTGACTGGGTTCAGTCAAATCGGAAGCCGGAGCTGCTTCAACATTTTAGGCGCGCTTCCCAAACAAGACAGCACCCAGCGTAGTCCGATTTTAATTAGTGAAACGGTCCATGGAAGTTACATTGCCCGTTCTGTCTTGCAGGATGTACCTGCCTCGGCTGCTGCTATTCGAGTTTAAAGATCCCACTCGTCCATATGTAGTTTTCGTTCATTTCCACACTTCTTGGCTGCAATATTGTCGCCATGTGAAGAACCaatgttttaaaattattttttcgTAACTAGATTTAGGCATTAGAAAAAAAATGACATTTTTGTGACAGCTTGTGTGACAGCAGAAACCCGTATTTTCTATTTCTCTGGAGAATTGGCCCATGGTCTTGCCAAATTCTAACCGGATACTTGGAAAGTGATCAACCGGTGCGATTTTATTTTGTTACCTCGTTAACATTCTGATGAAGTGAAGGGGCCGGATGCAAGTCTGCTGCACAATGTGAGGCTCAACAGCACACTGTCGCTGGGAGCTGCATGTTTAGTTCAAAGCGGCCTCACTCCACCTGCCTCAGCACCGACAGCTTCTCGCCACACACGCCAGTAACCTGACACAGGTTTCTGGACCTCtgcctctttgtgtgtgtgtcatctTTCCTCTTCCAGCTTTGCAGAAGGTGGATGGATCCGATAGACGAAGTGATCTATCCTAATTACCTCTTGTCAACAAGCCCTGCTTATACACACCGCTTAGAATCCCCCAAAAAGCATTGGCCACGCCAAAATTGCGTATAACTATTTATCAATTTTCTGGAAGTTTTTTTAAATGAGCGACGTCATTATAAATTTTGGTCTTCTAAGGGACGTTTTTGCTGGTTGCCTTTCATTGACAAGTGAAGGGATTTTATATATATCTGAGCTGAGCTCCCTGTCctatcactgtgtcactgttTCTCTCGGGACACTGTGTTGACCAAACCCTCTACTGAAGAATTGTAATGAGATCGTTGCTGTTACTTTCCATCGAACCCAACCCTGCGTCAAAGATACCGGCTGCTCAGCTGCTGGGCTGACACTCGTCCGGAGACCTGACGAGGCACCAGTACACAGGACAGTTACTAAGGCCCGCGGCTGGTCCTTATCCCGCTCCAAGACTCGGGGTCTGTCCTGAAAATCTGCCACCCTCCCCAATTTCCTGGCATCTATGCCTCCAATCCCAATCTCTCACAGTTTAAAATGTTCCTGTTATAGTCTCTGTCTACTTGCCTCAAACCTcttcaattctctctctctctccattctgcAGTGCAGTCCCTCTCTCTTAACAGTTCGTTCACCTTCAACCTCTTTCTTCAAAACCTTCTCGAAATTCTCCCCTTTCCCACAGAGTTTCTGGGTCACTCTCCGATACATCCAGCGGCTTGGGAGGGAGGTCAACTTGAGAATGTGAAGGAATTTTCATTGCAGTCACAAACGCTCGCATCTAATTCTAAAATTCTCTGGCAATGGGACTACTCCCGGGAAGAGCAGGTAAGTGTCACAGTGAGACAGTCAGCCGGACCGTCCCAGGTCTCAGACGGATTTAAACTGACAATGTGGGACATTTCGATCTCTCTTTCTGACAGCTGCTAGGAATTGCTtaacatctcccccccccccccccccatggacAGATCCGAAAATTTGCACCGTTTTCTACACAGAAAAGTCAGGGGGAGATCTTTGACATTTTGAAACGAACGGAGCGATCTCCCGGAGCTTTCCCAAGGGTTCAACTGACCGGACGGGAAGGGAGCAACGCGCTGGCGGGGAGTGGGGAGGTAGGCAACCGGGATCATGAACCGCCCAGTGCGGGGTGTGGCTGTCACACCTCGGCCTCACTGACCCGTCTTCCGATTATCGACCATGATGCGAGTAGCGGGCGTTCAGAGATCAAAACCGAAGGCCGGGAAATAGTTCTGAAAACAAACATTTGAACAGAATGCGAGTTAAGCGCGCTAAGTGCGCCCTTCAGGGCGACATCCGAGATTTTGCAACACAAACTAGGAGTAAAACACTTCTTTTTTTCCCCAGATTTCTTTATTTGATTCTGGGCACAGATCCATGAGATATATCATCTACTGTGAAACAATGAGATCAGCACACCCGTGCAAAAGCAAACCACCTACAGCAATTTAGAAACACCATTCATCGGCACACTGACATGGGACATTGACAGCTAACTCGGAATATATTGTGAACCAGATCCAACTGAACAGTTTGCAGGACCAATACTAAACCGAGTCCTTCAACTGATTGTTAAGCAAGACAGTAACAATatccttttttaaataaaaaatgcTGTATGAAAAATATTTAGAAAATAGATTTCAATATCTTTGCTTCCAAAGGAAAAAAAATATACTGCCatagaatctttggaatttttaaTCGGTTTATAAAACGATATTTTCAGTTGTCTTGAGAGATTGGAAATGCATTTTGGAACCAGCATTAAAAGTTACTGTCGGTCTCCGTGGGCCACAGAGAGAAATTCCCGCGGGGTGGGGGGAACATTAAgaaccctccaccgccactccccacccccactcagaCTGGTACAGCTTAGTGAATATCCCGTCTCTATATATAAcccaatgtctttttttttcatgGAAGACCCTGCTATGAATTGCAATAGTTAGTGCAGGACAGCTCAACGCCATTCAGAACGGTTACCGTTAAGGACCACTTCACCTAACCCCAGCACGATTAGAGGAAAGAAAACGATCAAAGGCGCTGTCACAGCATTGCACAGTCCTTTAACAGACACCCTGGTGGCTATACTGCTGTTATCAAAATAAAGGATGGCTTTCTAAACTTAAATGGAAACAAACTCGAGGAAGCGGCATCAGTGTAGTACAAGTGTGACCAATAGCACGGAGTATATACTGGAGCACCATGTGGACACAGACTGAGGAGTGTTTGCTCCCTTCGACTGCTCATTGTAGGGACTATAAGCTTTGCagataacaaaaaaaaaagttgctggcaaagctcagcaggtctggcagcatttgtggagagaaatcagaattaacgtttagGGCCCAGTTACCCTCAGATAATATAGATTCAATAAGTCTTGGTTTTCTAATTGCATGTAGTTGCACGAAAAAAAGTGGAAATAATTCTTTGACATCGTGATTTCACGAAGATTATCCACATTGTATGGGAAAGAAAAGGAGTCATTGTAAAAGACCACAAAAAATTCCTGGTTAGTCAGTTTTATAGATGGAAAAGTTGTACAATTCCTGTTTTCGGCGAGGATGATATTAATCAGTGATACAGTGGAAGAATTTAACACAACTGATGTATTGGGTAAAAGGACAAATCACTTTAAAAAACAAACAGGATTGCTTGAATCAAAATCATATTCTCACCTTTAGCTATTCTTTATTATTAATAAAGAAATAACGTGAGAGTTTTGTACCTAAATACTCTTTGTAAGTGGTCTCCTGTCCTTCCTTACACAGCTGTATGGGAAAGTTGGGAAATAGTACAAAGTGCAGTGCACAATGGAGTGGACAATACTCACTCTGTTCTCCATGACATATCTATTTTCAGAAACAATATAAAATGttatttctttctttttattAAGAACATTTAAATTCTTAACCTAGAAAAAGGGAGAATCTTTTTAAAGGAGTGAATTTGATACAATGCAATTAGAAAAGGTGTGATGTTTGGTTCGTGGAATATAAAACAAATGATGACCACCTCAGGCAGGTGGCTTCTCCAACTCTTCCTGCAGCTGGTCAATGAGGTATTCCCCAAAGCTAACTTGCCCTTCATCTGTACAACCCAGACGGTTAGCGTTGGTGATCAAATCACTGACCACTT
The sequence above is drawn from the Chiloscyllium punctatum isolate Juve2018m chromosome 22, sChiPun1.3, whole genome shotgun sequence genome and encodes:
- the myod1 gene encoding myoblast determination protein 1 homolog, which codes for MEITDTSLCSFSSADDFYDDPCFSTSDIHFFEDLDPRLVHVGLLKPDQLPTEDEHIRAPSGHHQAGRCLLWACKACKRKTTNADRRKAATMRERRRLSKVNEAFETLKRCTSTNPNQRLPKVEILRNAIRYIESLQALLREQDENYFTVMDQYSVDSDASSPRSNCSDGMLDCSGPTCTRRRSNFENSYFSETPNDSRTGKSSVISSLDCLSNIVERISTDRPTCSVMIVPDGTMGTPSSPSDTSTLNEPTAIIPSPETCTRTEIQTENPIYQVL